A stretch of Larus michahellis chromosome Z, bLarMic1.1, whole genome shotgun sequence DNA encodes these proteins:
- the CRHBP gene encoding corticotropin-releasing factor-binding protein: protein MGYPISTGTKCLPSQLLYKKSLSKIPQWLLPTSADREKLGRGERGRAARGGVSMPSAFQFQCHFVLIFLAASKGETRYLEVRDAGEDEPFLLLSEDLKRELSAGQIYRRSLRCIDMLSIEGQFTFTAEQPQLHCATFFIGEPEELITIDYDFVNIDCQGGDFLKVFDGWILKGEKFPSSLDHPLPTSQRYVDFCESGNIQRSIRSSQNVAMIFFRIHRPGNGFTVTVKKNTNLFPCNVISQTPSGRFTMVISHQHRNCSFSIIYPVVIKISDLILGHLNGLFLKKPSAGCAGVGDFVELLGGTGLDPSKMFPLADLCHSFHGSAQMKIGCDNTVLRMVSSGKHINRVTFEYHQLDLQETENRKENSIEEFCFPSI, encoded by the exons ATGGGTTACCCTATCAGTACGGGGACCAAGTGCCTCCCCTCCCAACTGCTCTATAAAAAGAGTCTCTCCAAGATACCCCAGTGGCTCCTGCCTACCAGCGCAGACCGGGAGAAACTTGGCCgcggggagagagggagggctgccagAGGAGGTGTCAGCATGCCATCCGCTTTCCAGTTTCAATGCCACTTCGTTCTCATCTTCCTGGCAGCCTCCAAGGGGGAAACCAGATACCTAGAG GTGCGGGATGCTGGTGAAGATGagcctttcctgctcctcagtGAAGATCTGAAGAGAGAGCTGTCTGCAGGGCAGATCTACCGGCGGTCGCTCC ggTGCATCGACATGCTGAGTATAGAGGGGCAGTTCACCTTCACCGCAGAACAACCGCAGCTGCACTGCGCGACCTTCTTCATCGGGGAGCCTGAGGAGCTCATCACGATAGACTACGACTTCGTAAACATCGACTGCCAAGGGGGCGATTTCCTGAAG GTATTTGATGGCTGGATACTCAAAGGAGAGAAATTTCCCAGTTCCTTGGACCATCCCCTCCCCACTTCCCAAAGATACGTAGACTTTTGTGAGAGCGGCAACATTCAGAGGAGCATCAGGTCATCGCAGAACGTGGCAATGATCTTCTTCCGCATTCACCGGCCAGGCAATGGATTTACTGTCACAGTCAAGAAAAACACCAACCTCTTCC CTTGCAATGTCATCTCTCAGACTCCCTCGGGAAGGTTTACCATGGTCATTTCTCATCAGCACAGAAACTGCAGCTTCTCCATAATCTACCCCGTGGTGATAAAAATATCTGATCTTATTCTGGGACATTTAAATGGCCTCTTTTTAAAG AAGCCATCAGCAGGCTGTGCAGGAGTGGGAGATTTTGTAGAGCTGCTAGGAGGAACTGGCTTAGACCCATCCAAGATGTTTCCATTGGCTGATCTCTGTCACTCCTTTCACGGGTCTG CCCAAATGAAGATTGGCTGTGACAATACCGTGCTGCGAATGGTCTCCAGTGGCAAACACATCAACCGTGTGACATTTGAGTATCACCAACTCGATCTGCAGGAAAcggaaaacagaaaggagaacagCATTGAGGAATTCTGCTTCCCTAGTATCTGA